TTCATTCTGTATTTCTTAACCAAGATAGCAGGAAGTTTGATGCAAAAATCCTAATTTGTGAAATAGGCTTGACTTTGTACCATTGCTGTGGCCTCTTTAAACAGAACATATACGGTTTAACTTCGAGATGCTGAAACAATCAAGATATATGAAAATATATAGGCCTACCAAAATGCTGAAAGTATGCCAAGCACGCAATCAAAGAGGTTTTCAGGGTCTAAAGTTGCATGCGTCTCGTGAGATCGTCTAGTATCGAAAACCTGCATGTACATCCTGGAAAAGAAAAAGGCATTCCTTCTCCTTTCCGTGAAGACGCACCACCCTTGGACCCCAAAAGAAAAAAACGAAACGCCGCTGCCCCAGCTCTATATATACATGCGCCTCTTCTCACTTGTAGCTCGCCAGCCCTAAAACAGCTCACGCTAGCTCTCTCAAACCACCTCCCGCGCTTAGCTACTTAATAAGCAGTTGTTTAGCCACCTAATTAGCTAGTTAATTTCGCAGCGGTATCGAACAATGCAGTACGGCGCGGCGGCCGAGCAGGCGTGGTACATGCCGGCGATACCGGTCGCCttggcggcggagacggcggcggagcGGGTGGAGCGCCTGGCGTCGGAGAGCGCCGTGGTGGTGTTCAGCGTGAGCAGCTGCTGCATGTGCCACGCCGTGAAGCGCCTCTTCTGCGGCATGGGCGTGCACCCCACCTTGCACGAGCTGGACCTCGACCCGCGCGGCCTCGAACTGGAGCGCGCCCTCGCCGACCTCCTCGGCTGCGCCGGCCCCGGAGGAGCCGCACCGGTCGTTCCCGTCGTATTCATCGGCGGCAAGCTGGTCGGCGCCATGGACCGCGTGATGGCCGCGCACATCAACGGCTCCCTCGTGCCGCTGCTCAAGGAGGCCGGCGCTCTCTGGCTCTGAGCGCCACCACATTGTCAGTGACACCGTTACTGGTTGGGGCTAATAGTAGGATAGATGTTTACATCCACAAAGGTCAGTTAATTATAGATCACTGGTGTGCGTGTGCGTGAGTGTGAGAGAGTGAGAGGTCGGTGTTTTTTTTTACCACTACTGCCTCCGTCTTGTTTGAGCTTGTGGGAGCTAGTGCGTGCATGCTTGCACTACCAGTCTACCGGGTGTATGTGCGTGTGTGCAGTGTGCTCGATTGGTGCTAAAGAGATCTAGTGTTCATCTCCCTTTGATTAGTATTTGGCTTGCCTTGTTTAAAACTTCTGTTAGTCGTGTGTTCATCCTTTGGCATTTTTGTCTCGTGTGTCCTTTCGGCGTTAATGGTCAGATGCTGTCTTCAGATTTTGGTTGCCTGTTTAATCTACAATGTTGCTATATGATAagagaaattcttatatattatatgcACATAGAGAGACCGGGATACAACTCCTTTTCTTTGAAAAGATAAAGACAACTTATATTAAATTTGCTTAGCCAGATGAACATCAAATGGCTATAAATAGTTATACAAACTTGATTTTGTAGAGACAAGTGGGCAACGTGTTCGTACCAATGGTCGGTGCTCGCCGGCCGGTGTAATTTTATTAGGGACCTTTCTGCATGCATGCTCATCTTTTTGCATGAGCTAGCTAGCATTGCGTGTGTGCATGCCATCTTTATGCTTTGTTCGAGATAGCTTTACACTGTTTGCTTCGCCTGTGTCTACTTGCTGCTTGCTTCTTGCCTCCTGCCCATGGCATCATATACTCATATCCTCTGCCTTTTTTAGGGCGGCCCTCCCTTTTGTTAACATGCATGGCCGTGTAAAGCTCAAACAGATATTATACTTTGAACACAGCTAACTAGTTAGCTTGGCTTCTACGTGCATGCAAACTGTGGACCATACTGGCCGGCCTGGACCAGGAACAAAAGATTTTGCTTAGTTAAATCTTACTCCCTCCGTAattaaactaatataaaagcgtttagatctctaaagtagtgatctaaacgctcttatattagtttagggGGGAGTAACATAAACCCCGAGTGATGTTTGAATTGGATCAGCCACCTTCACAACCGTTGGATGGCATGTGTGGCAGCCATCAGATCTCCACCGCGTCAACCGCTCGATAATGTACAGCCGTTTGCAACATGGCTGGGGTCGGGTTCAGTGGTTTGCAACATCAGCCGTGTTGTGCTTGTCCAAAAACATTTTTTTCCGaattgaaacttggcatgttgttgCGATTTCACTTTAGTGCAGAAAACGCTACTGGTGGGGTGCCCATCCCATGCCATCAACATGGTACCACTGATAAAATATAGTAGTGATGTGTGGGCCACTTGCCATCATTAACAAATATGCTGATGGTGTGCCACGTGTATGGGCCCGCACCATCAGTAATATTCATCATCAGTGATAATGCCATGTTGTTGTCATGCGACCAATTTGGTTTTTACGTCTAAAAAAGGGTACATATCAATGTTTTTTCAGCCAAATGACAATATATTTCTATTTAACAGCTATGGTAAAATCATATAACACTTAACTTTGACATTACTAAGCAGAGGCAAATGACAACATTTAAGTTCAACAAAATACTAATTAACATAATATGGTTAATATCAAGCACACATTATTGCGGGAATGCCTAGCAGTGGCGGCGCAGAAAGCCCACCAAATGGCGGGTGAGACTCTCAGGGGAGCCCGCCACTGACCTCCCGCCACTGCTAACAAGACATCAGTGGAGGGCACATCCCCGCCACTGGTAGAGACACTGCAGTGGTGGGCATATCTATATGCCTGCCACTGGGCTTCTGTGGCACCCGCCACAAATATATTTCCAGCGAGCAACGCCTCTAATCCGAAAGCATGCATTAAACAATAATTACAATATTCAATCACATGCATTACAATAGATGTATCGCCGATTAGCAACACCGTATTTTACCATAATAATAATCCAAATCAAATACAATAGATGTACGCATTAGAGTCCAACTCACATAACATCATAAGCTTCCCTAGAAAAACATCATAAGTAAGTAAAACATAGCCTTCGCAGCGAGGCCTCTGACATGTTACATGTTACATACATATATGACCTCATGATAACGACAACATCATAATGACAATGGACTGGATATATATTATTAAATTATTTACTTGTCCACTTGTCCACACGGTCTTGCATACTTCATAGTTGATTTTCTCTGTGCAGACGAAGTTGGAGTAACGATCCTCTGCTTCCTTTTAAGTCTTATATCCTTTATAGCAGTTGTTCTCGTAACCGTCCACTGGTTCATTGCATTTCTCCCATGAATCATGGACTCCCGAATTCTTCCTATAGTACACCACATACCACTTCATCTATGAGGATAAATAAACAAGCTAACAAGTCAATTTCATAGCTATCCAATTACATAAAGCAAAGTCATATAGTAATCTTCATAGCAACGTAAAAATTACGTTCACAAGCATCGATCATACATATCACATAAAGGCGATGTACTAGTAGTTCAGAAGCAAAAGTTCAGCTCCATCATAGCAACATAGAAATTAAGTTCACGTGCATCGATCATATAGATCACATAAGGACAGTGCACTGGTAGTTCAAAATCAAAATTTCAGCTCTATCATGGGCTCTCCTCGCCTCCAAACATCCTCTTGATCTCAGCTTTGGCGGTCCTCGAAACTTCGAATGCTACTCGCGCACTCTCGGCGGTTGCTCTAATGATCTTCGTGGCTGCTCTTATGCTCTTGGCTAATGTTGCTGCGCTCTTGGCGTAAGCTCGAGCCCCCTCGGCATAGGCGAGCACGATCTCCATGTACTCAACCACCCTCGTGATGGAATCTACGACTGTAGGAGTCCTAACGAGGCATATCAGCTTCTCCATCTAAATCGCATTATAAAAAACTTGACATTTAGTTAAAAGACATTTTTCATGaaagcatatttatgagaataaaAAGATAAAACTGTTACGATAATAGTCGACATATGTCTTTCGGGTCAAAACTTCTCTCTCTTAAGTGGTTATACATATGTTGGACACTCCTTGACTGGAAGATCGACCGTCGGTATGGTCATTCTTCACCCTACCCTCCTGCTTTACCAAGGTCTTAAAGGATGAAGAGGGAGAAGAACAACCCCCTATGACAGTAGTCGGTTCATCTCTCAAGTGGTTGttgatggggaacgaagcatgaaaataaaaaaaatcctactaaacacccaagcactcaacgagctgctatacaaacgatttttaacccctttccgcgatggcattttaaaccgtcgcctagtgagtgtgtgcgatatgggggtccttcccacatgacccagaaactgtcggggataggaaGTAGCAATGCATACGTTTTTTATAACTAAGCGTATGCGTTGCCGGCATGTATCCCAAACCTGAGTCTTCAAACAACTATTTGTGATATCTCGCGTATCCCAAATgctccatccttgctactcgtttgtgctcgcattacaATCGCAGTCGGACTTCTTTGGTTTTACCTTATACTAGGCGTTGTCCAGGCATAGGATTTTTCCAGAcacgtaccaaactggctctacgtttacgatgcgcgccACATCACAAGCAGTTCATGATTGTAAAGTGTGTACGATAAGCCgtcaatcacacacatttagttttctcgCATCATTTGTGATATCGTCCATGAACCGcatcggattatgatgtatatcacacatgCTATGCTTTATAGACCGTGTGCGCTGTAATGACCTGCAGAGCTTATTTTCACCCTATTTAAAATTGCGTCAATTAGAAAGTAGGCAATAAAttcattcatatccatcaggttcaacaaccaatgcattattcgattcacaggtacatatgttaaAGAATTGCGTCAAAAAAGGAaatacataagcaccaaataaagaatgacgaACCATGGTTGTATACTTGTAttattaaagatggtaaagaaagagacgaGAGACCTTGTGGTTGCTGCAGAAGGTGAAGAGGAATGCCCGTATTGTGCTCTCCTTCacgcagaaggcacgcacgactctagtccaaccccttgtgatggtcggcatagttcgagaggtaatcttgagtaaactacttcgGGAACCACTACAAGGataaagattcagacattgttgtctaacacaactcattatgggcagtaaaaagagggctgcagagttcttacttaccatcctactgttcattgttgtcttgcataaagtgtaaacaaatagttcgattgacttttttgacccattttaataacattCAGTACAATGGATGTTGCTATGTAGcatcagatatattaaatatggcgctagttaacctaccgataaatgggttacaaatatattaagtgaaatgtccgattcgacgattaatcccttatcagcctccgggctatatggtaccagctatcgatatcctgaatagtgagtaTATATAAACAATGCGATGAAACTAatctcgatggaaaacagcagttgTTCCCAATATTGTCCTGTGTGAGTACatctaaaggcatgttaagcacaacaggctaaacatcacccaaatatatccatggtagataACATAATTTCCAAAGgatagcttcagtgtgcaagtttaagcacgctagttaagcaaaacaagaagtggacaggtgcgttaactgcaacaggcataacatttaaaaacatgcaaatatagtcattcaaactggtattgtgcaggtctaaagtacactagttattgttaaaagaTGGAAAGGCGTGTCAACTGCAACATCCTTAACAGCAACgaaatatcataattcatagtggtattgttgaaactgttattgatgaaattgaactgcacggtaaatagttgcacatatagagcatcacattgtgaataactgaaataaacaaggcataaggccatctctagccgatccccgAAAAGTTAACGGAGTAAAACCCTTAGTgagtatatatatactccagcaatttttggtcgtttctagtcgatcccctgaacttaatgttgtaaacttcaatttgatcaagttcaaagcaggttcaatcgaaagtagcatgcattcaaacataaacatagatagttttgcataagagaacataaaacataaatttaaactaaactaaagtACGTTCGGTCGAAGTGGAGgttgagccaatccttcctcgtcaggtacggtgtgccgcgagccgggttcGGGTCGGTGCCATCGACAGGGTCATTAGGGAAGGCACTTCTCCACTTGTCGGCGCCGATCTCCTCATCCTCGCcacccacctcgacgccctccgcgccgccgtcttTGTCGCCTTCGACCTAGTCACAGGAGGAGAGCATGATAACCTCGCCACCCTCCACGCCGGCAAAGATCATTCGCTCCGcatccacgagctccgggtgctgccgacagagctcttgcatgtaggcctcgtaagcggcctcggcctcgaggcaatCCCTCGCCTCCCAGTGCTCTCGTGCCATAGCCGAGCTCATCACCCTGGCTCTGGTAGGACGAGGTCGACTGGACGTGTgccaaaggggaaattgagccttaCCGTCGcgtcgtggtagcggacctgccagcggtcatactccatggccgcaagcccggccgtgtggaagctaccgagccaccggcgggtgttgGTCTCTCTATtcgtaatctcggcgacccacgtcccccaccaccgctgccgcaccccgaggtaggacctcgtcggtgGTCGGGCCTAAGGGAGGATGGGGAATTCTGTtgggaatcatagcataatttaaaattttcctacgctcaccaagatgcatctatggagtatactagcaacgaggggaagggagtgcatctacatacccttgtagatcgcgagcggaagcgttccaatgaacgtggatgacggagtcgtactcgccgtgatccaaatcaccgatgaccgagtgccgaacggacgacacctccgcgttcaacacacgtacggtgcagcgacgtctcctccttcttgatccagcaagggggaaggagaggttgatggagatccaacagcacgacggcgtggtggtggatgtagcgggtctccggcagggcttcgccgagcttctgcgagagagagagaggtgttgcaggggaggagggaggcgcccaaggctgttcgttgcttccctccctcccccctttatataggccccctgggggggggggcgccggcccagggagatgggatctcgaagggggggcggcggccaaaggggggaaggggtgccttgccccccaaggcaagggggaagctcccccctagggttcccaaccctaggcgcatggggggaggcccaaggggggggccccagcccactaagggctggttcccttccactttcagcccacggggccctccgggataggtggccccacccggtggacccccgggacccttccggtggtcccggtacaataccggtaatccccgaaactttcccggtggccgaaactggacttcctatatataattcttcacctctagaccattccggaacctctcgtgacgtccgggatctcatccgggactccgaacaactttcgggtttccgcatacatatatctctacaaccctagcgtcaccgaaccttaagtgtgtagaccctacgggttcgggagacatgcagacatgaccgagacgcctctccggtcaataaccaacagcaggatctggatacgcatgttggctcccacatgttccacgatgatctcatcggatgaaccacggtgtccaggattcaatcaatccgtatgcaattccctttgtcaatcggtatgttacttgcccgagattcgatcgtcggtatcccaataccttgttcaatctcgttaccggcaagtctctttactcgtaccgcaatgcatgatcccgtgactaacgccttagtcacattgagctcattatgatgatgcattaccgagtgggcccagagatacctctccgtcacacggagtgacaaatcccagtctcgatccgtgccaacccaacagacactttcggagatacccgtagtgcacctttatagtcacccagttacgttgtgacgtttggcacacccaaagcactcctacggtatccgagagttgcacgatctcatggtctaaggaaaagatacttgacattggaaaagctctagcaaacgaaactacacgatcttttatgctatgcttaggattgggtcttgtccatcacatcattctcctaatgatgtgatcccgttctcaatggcatccaatgtccatagtcaggaaaccatgactatctgttgatcaacgagctagtcaactagaggcttactagggacacgttgtggtctatgtattcacacatgtattatgatttccggacaatacaattatagcatgaacaatagacaattatcatgaacaaagaaatataataataaccatttattattgcctctagggcatatttccaacagtctcccacttgcactagagtcaataatctagttacattgtgatgaatcgaacacccattgcgtcctggtgttgatcatgttttgccctagggagaggtttagtcaacggatctgctacattcaggtccgtatgtactttacaaatatctatgtctccattttgaacactttcacgaatggagttgaagcgatgcttgatatgcctggtcttcgtgtgaaacctgggctccttcgcaagggcaatagctccagtgttgtcacagaagagagtcatcgggcccgacgcattgggaatcacccctaggtcggtaatgaactccttcatccagactgcttcctgtgctgcctccgaggctgc
This region of Triticum aestivum cultivar Chinese Spring chromosome 2D, IWGSC CS RefSeq v2.1, whole genome shotgun sequence genomic DNA includes:
- the LOC123049339 gene encoding glutaredoxin-C3-like, whose protein sequence is MQYGAAAEQAWYMPAIPVALAAETAAERVERLASESAVVVFSVSSCCMCHAVKRLFCGMGVHPTLHELDLDPRGLELERALADLLGCAGPGGAAPVVPVVFIGGKLVGAMDRVMAAHINGSLVPLLKEAGALWL